A window of the Rhizobium brockwellii genome harbors these coding sequences:
- the murD gene encoding UDP-N-acetylmuramoyl-L-alanine--D-glutamate ligase, which produces MIPVTTLKDRKVALFGLGGSGFATARALISGGAEVTAWDDNPDSVAKAEAEGIRTEDLHNIDWSQQALFVLSPGVPLTHPKPHWTVDLARAAGVDIVGDVELFVRERRAYAPDCPFIAITGTNGKSTTTALIAHILKSAGYDTQLGGNIGTAVLTLEPPKAERYYVVECSSYQIDLAPTLDPSAGILLNLTPDHLDRHGTMQHYADIKERLVAGSDVAIVGVDDSHSALIADRVERAGVKVIRISRRSVLADGIYAEGTKLIQAAGGAMLPFADLDGIQTLRGSHNAQNAAAAVAACLAVGISADHIRAGLASFPGLKHRMQPVGQRGRVVFVNDSKATNADAAAPALSSYDRIYWIAGGLPKAGGITTLAPYFPRIAKAYLIGEAAAEFAATLGEAVPYEISGTLERAVAHAAADAERDESAASAVMLSPACASFDQYKNFEVRGEAFVGQVAALDGITMLIGPATGEK; this is translated from the coding sequence ATGATCCCGGTCACGACGCTCAAAGACAGGAAGGTCGCGCTCTTCGGGCTTGGCGGCTCCGGCTTTGCCACCGCCCGGGCGCTGATATCAGGCGGTGCCGAGGTGACCGCCTGGGACGATAATCCCGACAGTGTCGCCAAGGCCGAGGCCGAAGGCATCAGGACGGAAGACCTGCACAACATCGACTGGAGCCAGCAGGCGCTGTTCGTGCTGTCGCCCGGCGTGCCGCTCACCCATCCGAAGCCGCACTGGACCGTCGATCTTGCCCGCGCGGCCGGCGTCGATATCGTCGGCGACGTCGAACTCTTTGTGCGCGAGCGCCGCGCCTATGCGCCGGATTGCCCTTTCATCGCCATAACCGGCACCAACGGCAAGTCGACCACGACGGCGCTGATCGCCCATATCCTGAAATCCGCCGGCTACGACACGCAGCTCGGCGGCAATATCGGCACGGCCGTACTGACGCTCGAGCCGCCGAAGGCCGAGCGTTATTACGTCGTCGAATGCTCCTCCTACCAGATCGATCTGGCGCCGACGCTGGACCCGTCTGCCGGCATCCTGCTCAACCTCACGCCCGATCATCTCGACCGTCACGGCACGATGCAGCATTATGCCGATATCAAGGAACGGCTGGTCGCCGGCAGCGATGTCGCGATCGTCGGCGTCGACGATAGCCATTCGGCCCTGATCGCCGACCGCGTCGAGCGGGCAGGCGTCAAGGTGATCCGTATTTCGCGCCGCAGCGTGCTGGCCGACGGCATCTATGCCGAGGGCACGAAACTCATCCAGGCCGCCGGCGGCGCCATGCTGCCCTTCGCCGATCTCGACGGCATCCAGACGCTGCGCGGCAGCCATAATGCGCAGAACGCCGCCGCCGCCGTTGCCGCCTGCCTTGCCGTCGGGATTTCCGCCGACCACATCCGCGCCGGCCTAGCCTCGTTTCCCGGACTGAAGCATCGCATGCAGCCGGTCGGTCAGCGTGGCCGTGTCGTTTTCGTCAACGATTCCAAGGCGACCAATGCCGATGCCGCAGCACCGGCTCTTTCGAGCTATGATCGCATCTATTGGATCGCCGGCGGCCTGCCGAAGGCTGGCGGCATCACGACGCTCGCTCCCTATTTTCCGCGTATTGCCAAGGCCTATCTGATCGGTGAGGCGGCGGCGGAATTCGCCGCGACGCTCGGCGAGGCCGTGCCTTACGAGATCTCGGGCACGCTGGAGCGCGCCGTCGCGCATGCGGCCGCCGATGCCGAACGCGACGAGAGCGCTGCTTCGGCCGTGATGTTATCCCCGGCTTGCGCAAGCTTCGACCAGTATAAGAACTTCGAAGTCAGGGGCGAAGCCTTCGTCGGCCAGGTGGCAGCGCTTGACGGGATTACGATGCTGATCGGTCCGGCAACAGGAGAGAAATGA
- the mraY gene encoding phospho-N-acetylmuramoyl-pentapeptide-transferase, with amino-acid sequence MLIWLVELSEYFKFLNLFRYITFRTGAALFTSALIVFLFGPTIINSLRIRQGKGQPIRADGPQTHFKKAGTPTMGGLMILAGIVGASLLWADLSNVYVVATLLVTLGFGAIGFYDDYLKVTKQSHMGFSGKARLGIEFVIAGIAVYFMMRTALASGIAGSTFGSSIAFPFFKDFMINIGIMFVVFGGFVIVGAGNAVNLTDGLDGLAIVPVMIAAASFGVIAYLAGNVVFANYLQINFVPGTGELAVVLGAVIGAGLGFLWFNAPPAAIFMGDTGSLALGGTIGTVAVATKHEIVMAIIGGLFVIETLSVIIQVGFFKMTGRRVFLMAPIHHHFEKKGWTESQVVIRFWIVAVGLAMLGLSTLKLR; translated from the coding sequence ATGCTGATCTGGCTTGTCGAACTGTCGGAATATTTCAAATTTCTGAACCTGTTCAGATATATTACCTTCCGCACGGGGGCTGCTCTCTTCACCTCAGCACTGATCGTCTTCCTGTTCGGGCCGACGATTATCAATTCGCTGCGCATCAGGCAGGGCAAGGGCCAACCGATCCGCGCCGACGGGCCGCAGACGCATTTCAAAAAGGCCGGCACGCCGACCATGGGCGGGCTGATGATCCTCGCCGGCATCGTCGGCGCGTCGCTACTCTGGGCCGATCTTTCCAACGTCTATGTCGTCGCCACGCTGCTGGTGACGCTGGGCTTCGGTGCGATCGGCTTCTACGACGATTATCTCAAGGTAACGAAGCAGAGCCACATGGGCTTTTCCGGCAAGGCGCGTCTTGGCATCGAATTCGTCATCGCCGGCATCGCCGTCTATTTCATGATGCGCACCGCCCTTGCCTCGGGGATTGCCGGTTCGACCTTCGGCTCCTCGATCGCCTTCCCTTTCTTCAAGGACTTCATGATCAATATCGGCATCATGTTCGTCGTCTTCGGCGGCTTCGTCATCGTCGGCGCCGGCAATGCCGTCAATCTGACTGACGGTCTCGACGGGCTTGCCATCGTGCCTGTGATGATCGCCGCCGCCTCCTTCGGCGTCATCGCCTATCTCGCCGGCAACGTGGTGTTTGCCAACTACCTGCAGATCAATTTCGTGCCCGGCACCGGCGAACTCGCCGTCGTGCTTGGCGCCGTCATCGGTGCCGGCCTCGGCTTTCTCTGGTTCAACGCGCCGCCGGCCGCCATCTTCATGGGCGATACGGGGTCGCTGGCACTCGGCGGCACGATCGGCACCGTCGCCGTCGCCACCAAGCACGAGATCGTCATGGCGATCATCGGCGGCCTCTTCGTCATCGAGACGCTGTCGGTCATCATTCAGGTCGGTTTCTTCAAGATGACCGGCCGGCGCGTCTTCCTGATGGCGCCGATCCATCATCACTTCGAGAAGAAGGGCTGGACCGAGAGCCAGGTGGTGATCCGCTTCTGGATCGTCGCCGTCGGCCTTGCCATGCTCGGCCTTTCGACGCTGAAGCTCCGGTGA
- a CDS encoding UDP-N-acetylmuramoyl-L-alanyl-D-glutamate--2,6-diaminopimelate ligase: MNIDADSRGVNRLQERKVRSMKLRDLAGDQFPELEAQLEGPAGLLDISGLSSDSRKVTPGNAFVAVAGTKADGARFIADAASRGAAVVIASQAVDASIPVLAVKEPRRFLSIAAARFHGKQPDTMVAVTGTAGKTSVASFTRQIWAHAGHAAAMIGTTGVVSPTRNEYGSLTTPDPVSLHALLAELAGEGVTHAAMEASSHGLDQCRLDGVKLAAAAFTNLGRDHMDYHPTIEAYMAAKMRLFDTLLPKGSPAVIFADDPWSAQAIKAATDAGHDVRTVGRKGDYLSLKRVEHFRHKQMAEIHIGGEIFEVDIPLAGDFQVANALVAAGLAMSTGVEARVAMAALEKLVGASGRLELVGHTKDGALAYVDYAHKPDALENVLGSVRPFTTGRVIVVFGCGGDRDRGKRPIMGEIACRLADVVIVTDDNPRSEEPASIRAEIMAAAGCASEIADRATAIREAVGMLRSGDTLIVAGKGHEEGQTIGGVTLPFSDHAEVRKALEDLKS; the protein is encoded by the coding sequence ATGAATATCGACGCCGATTCGCGAGGGGTGAACCGGCTTCAAGAGAGAAAAGTGCGTTCGATGAAATTGCGAGACCTGGCCGGAGATCAGTTTCCGGAACTTGAAGCACAGCTCGAAGGCCCGGCAGGCTTGCTTGATATTTCAGGTCTGTCTTCGGATAGCCGCAAGGTGACGCCGGGCAATGCCTTCGTCGCGGTCGCCGGCACCAAGGCGGACGGTGCGCGCTTCATCGCGGATGCCGCAAGCCGTGGCGCTGCCGTCGTGATCGCCTCGCAAGCCGTCGATGCTTCGATCCCAGTGCTTGCGGTTAAGGAGCCGCGCCGTTTCCTTTCCATCGCCGCCGCGCGTTTCCACGGCAAGCAGCCCGATACCATGGTCGCCGTTACCGGCACGGCGGGCAAAACCTCCGTCGCTTCTTTCACCCGGCAGATCTGGGCGCATGCGGGCCACGCGGCCGCGATGATCGGCACGACGGGCGTCGTTTCGCCGACGCGCAACGAATATGGCTCGCTGACGACGCCCGATCCGGTGTCTCTGCACGCGCTACTGGCGGAACTCGCTGGAGAAGGCGTGACGCATGCCGCGATGGAGGCGTCCAGCCACGGCCTCGACCAGTGCCGGCTCGACGGCGTGAAGCTTGCGGCCGCCGCCTTTACCAATCTCGGCCGGGACCACATGGATTATCATCCGACGATCGAGGCCTATATGGCCGCCAAGATGCGGCTTTTCGATACGCTGTTGCCGAAGGGATCGCCGGCGGTGATCTTTGCCGACGATCCATGGTCGGCGCAGGCGATCAAGGCGGCGACCGATGCCGGTCACGACGTTCGTACCGTCGGGCGAAAGGGCGATTACCTCTCCTTGAAACGCGTCGAGCACTTCCGCCACAAGCAGATGGCCGAGATCCATATCGGCGGCGAGATCTTCGAGGTGGACATTCCGCTGGCCGGCGATTTTCAGGTGGCCAATGCGCTGGTCGCAGCAGGGCTTGCCATGTCGACCGGTGTTGAGGCGAGGGTTGCAATGGCCGCGCTCGAGAAGCTCGTCGGCGCGTCCGGCCGTCTCGAACTCGTCGGCCATACGAAAGACGGCGCGCTCGCCTATGTCGACTACGCCCACAAGCCGGATGCGTTGGAAAATGTGCTGGGCTCGGTCAGACCCTTCACGACAGGCCGCGTCATCGTCGTCTTCGGCTGCGGCGGCGACCGTGACCGCGGCAAACGGCCGATCATGGGCGAAATTGCCTGCCGACTTGCCGACGTCGTCATCGTCACCGACGATAATCCGCGTTCGGAGGAGCCGGCCTCGATCCGGGCGGAGATCATGGCGGCAGCAGGCTGCGCCTCGGAAATCGCCGACCGCGCCACGGCGATCCGCGAGGCTGTGGGCATGCTGAGATCCGGCGATACGCTGATCGTCGCCGGCAAGGGGCATGAGGAAGGGCAGACGATCGGCGGCGTCACCCTGCCGTTTTCCGATCATGCGGAGGTGCGCAAGGCCTTGGAGGACCTGAAATCTTGA
- the ftsW gene encoding putative lipid II flippase FtsW yields the protein MVSRAERGPLADWFWTIDRFFLAMFIFLMGIGFMLSFAASPAVAERIGLEPFHFVKRHAAFMIPSIGVMLGLSFLTPRQVRRTAILILIISVAMMVLVLFVGQEVKGGRRWIWIAGLSIQPSEFMKPAFVVVCAWLFAEHARQPEIPGNLFAIILFGIVAALLVAQPDLGQTILTTAVWGGMFFMAGMPWIWIMLLGIGGAGGLLGAYYVFPHVALRIDKFMTGEGDTFQIDTAREAIIRGSWFGQGPGEGIVKRIIPDAHTDFIFSVAAEEFGIVFCMALVALFTVLVLRGLSHAYRERNDFNRFAVAGLVLQMGIQSIINIGVNLELLPAKGMTLPLISYGGSSMVAICVTAGFILALTRHRPEKRAQDRSLFRVPHGMPAE from the coding sequence ATGGTAAGCCGCGCGGAACGTGGGCCTCTGGCCGATTGGTTCTGGACCATCGACCGCTTCTTTCTGGCGATGTTCATCTTCCTGATGGGCATCGGCTTCATGCTGTCCTTTGCGGCATCTCCCGCGGTCGCCGAACGTATCGGGCTCGAGCCTTTCCACTTCGTCAAGCGCCATGCCGCCTTCATGATCCCTTCGATCGGCGTCATGCTCGGGCTATCGTTCCTGACACCACGCCAGGTGCGGCGAACCGCAATTCTGATCCTGATCATCTCGGTCGCCATGATGGTGCTGGTGCTGTTCGTCGGGCAGGAGGTCAAGGGTGGCAGGCGCTGGATCTGGATCGCCGGCCTTTCCATCCAGCCGTCGGAATTCATGAAGCCTGCTTTCGTCGTGGTCTGCGCCTGGCTGTTTGCCGAACATGCGCGCCAGCCGGAGATTCCCGGCAATCTCTTTGCCATCATTCTGTTCGGCATCGTCGCGGCCCTTCTCGTCGCGCAGCCGGACCTCGGCCAGACTATCCTGACCACGGCCGTCTGGGGCGGAATGTTCTTCATGGCCGGCATGCCATGGATCTGGATCATGCTGCTCGGCATCGGCGGCGCCGGCGGCTTGCTCGGCGCCTATTACGTTTTCCCGCACGTTGCGTTGCGCATCGACAAGTTCATGACCGGCGAGGGCGATACTTTCCAGATCGATACGGCGCGCGAGGCGATCATTCGCGGCAGCTGGTTCGGCCAGGGGCCGGGCGAGGGCATCGTCAAGCGCATCATCCCGGATGCGCATACCGACTTCATCTTCTCGGTCGCGGCCGAGGAATTCGGCATCGTCTTCTGCATGGCGCTCGTTGCGCTGTTTACCGTGCTGGTGCTACGCGGCCTCTCGCATGCCTATCGCGAACGGAATGACTTCAACCGCTTCGCCGTCGCCGGCCTGGTGCTGCAGATGGGCATCCAGTCGATCATCAATATCGGCGTCAATCTCGAACTGCTGCCGGCGAAGGGCATGACGCTGCCGCTGATTTCCTATGGCGGCTCGTCCATGGTGGCGATCTGCGTCACCGCCGGCTTCATTCTGGCGCTGACCCGCCATCGACCGGAAAAACGCGCGCAGGACCGGAGCCTTTTCCGCGTCCCGCACGGCATGCCGGCGGAGTAG
- the murC gene encoding UDP-N-acetylmuramate--L-alanine ligase, whose translation MKLPKTIGLVHFIGIGGIGMSGIAEVLHNLGHKVQGSDQADSANVQRLRDKGIEVFVGHRAENLGEAEVVVVSTAIKKSNPELIAAREKLLPVVRRAEMLAELMRFRNAIAIGGTHGKTTTTSLVATLLEAGGLDPTVINGGIINAYGTNARMGEGEWMVVEADESDGTFLKLPADVAVITNIDPEHLDHYGNFDAVRAAFRQFVENVPFYGFGVMCLDHPEVQSLVGRIEDRKIITYGENPQADVRFMNVRIDGTRSIFDVEIRRRRTGQVIELKGLVMPMPGRHNISNATAAIAVANRLGISSADIAKGLASFGGVKRRFTLTGEWNGVQIFDDYGHHPVEIKAVLRAARESCKGRVIAVHQPHRFSRLASLFEEFAACFNDADSIFLAPVYAAGEDPIEGIDSVSLVSRIKSGGHRDARFLSSAELLPQMVAEVAKPGDFVVLLGAGSITSWAAALPKQLEGLSGKSV comes from the coding sequence ATGAAACTGCCGAAGACGATCGGTCTCGTCCATTTCATCGGCATCGGCGGCATCGGCATGAGCGGTATTGCCGAGGTGCTGCACAATCTCGGCCACAAGGTGCAGGGATCCGACCAGGCCGACAGCGCCAATGTCCAGCGTCTGCGTGACAAGGGCATCGAAGTGTTCGTCGGTCACCGGGCAGAAAACCTGGGTGAGGCGGAAGTCGTCGTCGTCTCGACGGCGATCAAGAAGAGCAATCCGGAACTCATCGCCGCGCGCGAAAAGCTGCTGCCGGTGGTGCGCCGTGCCGAAATGCTGGCCGAGCTGATGCGCTTCCGCAATGCGATCGCCATCGGCGGCACGCACGGCAAGACGACAACCACCTCGCTGGTCGCCACACTGCTCGAAGCCGGCGGGCTTGACCCGACCGTCATCAATGGCGGCATCATCAATGCCTACGGCACCAATGCTCGCATGGGCGAGGGCGAGTGGATGGTGGTCGAGGCCGATGAATCGGACGGCACCTTCCTGAAGCTTCCGGCCGATGTCGCCGTCATCACCAATATCGACCCGGAACATCTCGACCATTACGGCAATTTCGACGCTGTGCGCGCCGCCTTCCGGCAATTCGTCGAGAATGTGCCGTTCTACGGCTTCGGCGTCATGTGCCTCGACCATCCCGAGGTGCAGTCCCTGGTCGGCCGCATCGAGGACCGCAAGATCATCACCTACGGCGAAAACCCGCAAGCCGACGTGCGTTTCATGAATGTGCGCATCGACGGCACGCGCTCGATCTTCGACGTCGAAATCCGCCGCCGCCGCACCGGCCAGGTGATCGAGCTCAAGGGGCTGGTCATGCCGATGCCCGGACGGCATAATATCTCCAACGCAACGGCGGCGATCGCCGTTGCCAACCGGCTCGGCATATCGAGCGCCGATATCGCCAAGGGGCTTGCCTCCTTCGGCGGCGTCAAGCGCCGCTTCACGCTGACGGGCGAATGGAACGGGGTGCAGATCTTCGACGATTACGGCCACCATCCCGTCGAGATCAAGGCGGTGCTGCGCGCCGCCCGAGAATCCTGCAAGGGGCGTGTCATCGCCGTCCACCAGCCGCATCGCTTTAGCCGTCTTGCGAGCCTGTTCGAGGAATTCGCCGCCTGCTTCAACGATGCCGACAGCATCTTCCTGGCACCCGTCTATGCAGCAGGCGAGGATCCGATCGAGGGTATCGATTCCGTGTCGCTGGTCTCGCGCATAAAATCCGGCGGCCATCGCGACGCCCGCTTTCTAAGCTCGGCGGAGCTTCTGCCGCAGATGGTCGCGGAGGTTGCAAAGCCTGGCG
- the murG gene encoding undecaprenyldiphospho-muramoylpentapeptide beta-N-acetylglucosaminyltransferase, which produces MSKGIVLLAAGGTGGHVFPAEALAFKLKERGYSVHLVTDSRAERYAGKFPAEEIHVVPSATIGSKNPVAVARSLWTLWSGMRTAKKLIQRLRPVIVVGFGGYPTVPPLLAATRLGVPSMIHEQNAVMGRANKALATRVQAIAGGFLPEGGAAFPDKTVTTGNPVRPAIVAAAEVPYTPSHPGEAFNLVVFGGSQGAQYFSKALPTAISLLDDALRVRLRITQQVRPEDMEMVSGCVAKLEMGADIAPFFTDMAERLARAHLVICRSGASTVSEISVIGRPAVLVPYPHALDHDQAANAAALAATGGAKVIAQSELSPEKIAAILTAVMNDPEKLSHMAAAAKLAGKPDAANLLADMVEAIAARRTIAEFKRTRA; this is translated from the coding sequence ATGAGCAAAGGCATCGTGCTGCTTGCCGCCGGGGGAACCGGCGGCCATGTGTTCCCGGCGGAGGCGCTGGCCTTCAAGCTGAAGGAGCGCGGCTACTCGGTGCATCTCGTCACGGACAGCCGAGCCGAACGGTATGCCGGCAAGTTCCCGGCCGAGGAGATCCATGTCGTACCGTCGGCGACGATCGGCTCGAAGAACCCGGTTGCCGTCGCCCGCTCGCTATGGACACTCTGGAGCGGCATGCGGACTGCAAAGAAGCTGATCCAGCGGCTGCGGCCGGTCATCGTCGTCGGTTTCGGCGGTTATCCCACCGTGCCGCCGCTGCTTGCAGCGACCCGGCTTGGCGTGCCGTCGATGATCCACGAGCAGAATGCGGTGATGGGCCGCGCCAACAAGGCCTTGGCAACCCGCGTGCAGGCCATCGCCGGCGGTTTCCTACCGGAGGGGGGGGCGGCCTTTCCGGACAAGACGGTGACGACAGGCAATCCGGTCCGCCCGGCAATCGTCGCCGCGGCCGAGGTGCCTTACACACCGTCGCATCCCGGTGAGGCCTTCAACCTCGTCGTCTTCGGTGGCAGCCAGGGCGCGCAATATTTCTCCAAGGCGCTGCCGACGGCGATCAGCCTGCTCGACGACGCGCTTCGCGTGCGCCTGCGCATCACCCAGCAGGTGCGTCCCGAGGATATGGAGATGGTCAGCGGCTGCGTCGCCAAGCTGGAGATGGGAGCCGATATCGCCCCCTTCTTTACCGACATGGCCGAGAGGCTGGCGAGGGCGCATCTCGTCATCTGCCGTTCGGGCGCCTCGACGGTTTCGGAAATCTCCGTCATCGGCCGTCCGGCCGTGCTCGTGCCTTACCCACACGCTCTCGATCACGACCAGGCGGCGAATGCGGCGGCGCTCGCTGCGACCGGCGGGGCGAAGGTGATCGCCCAGTCGGAGCTTTCGCCGGAGAAGATCGCGGCAATCCTGACGGCTGTGATGAACGATCCGGAAAAGCTTTCGCACATGGCGGCGGCGGCGAAACTCGCCGGGAAACCTGATGCCGCGAACTTGCTTGCCGACATGGTTGAGGCTATTGCCGCCAGACGGACAATTGCGGAATTCAAGAGGACACGCGCATGA
- a CDS encoding UDP-N-acetylmuramoylalanyl-D-glutamyl-2,6-diaminopimelate--D-alanyl-D-alanine ligase — protein sequence MSWLWTTEDMIAVMAGRPFGTPPDGITGISIDSRSITPGEAFFAIKGDRVDGHDYASMATANGASLLVVSEARLPAMGRLTVPMIVVEDVLAALGRLGLASRERSQAQIIAVTGSVGKTTTKEMLRHVLAPSGKVHASVASFNNHWGVPLTLARMPEDTDYGVFEVGMNHPGEIRPLVAMIRPDVAIITTIAPAHLGNFKNIKEIAAAKAEIFEGLEPGGHVVLNRDNDQFNFLDRTAQSLGIEHIHSFGQHAKAEFRLAEFNGSDENSTLWLTIGGETLEVALGAPGRHIAENALAALGVVRIVGADMQKAIEALATLRPEKGRGKRHRLVIGGGSFTLIDESYNANPASMRAAIALLAASEPTGRGRRIAVLGDMLEMGEYAQKVHTDLAVPLLAAGIEHVWLAGAEMAALKESLPESVHVEYRENTDELTDYVLNSVAPGDVLMVKSSLGIGFGKIVAALLDKFPAFADTQREF from the coding sequence TTGAGCTGGCTCTGGACGACCGAAGACATGATCGCAGTGATGGCGGGGCGCCCCTTCGGCACTCCGCCCGACGGCATCACCGGTATTTCCATCGACAGCCGCTCGATTACCCCAGGCGAAGCCTTCTTCGCAATCAAGGGCGACCGTGTCGACGGTCACGACTACGCATCGATGGCGACGGCGAATGGCGCTTCGCTTCTCGTTGTCAGCGAGGCGAGACTTCCCGCCATGGGCCGCCTGACGGTGCCGATGATCGTCGTGGAAGACGTGCTCGCGGCACTTGGCCGGCTCGGCCTTGCCTCGCGCGAGCGCTCGCAGGCCCAGATCATCGCAGTGACCGGATCTGTGGGAAAGACGACGACCAAGGAAATGCTGCGGCATGTGCTGGCGCCCTCCGGCAAAGTGCACGCCTCCGTCGCCTCCTTCAACAATCATTGGGGCGTGCCGCTGACGCTGGCGCGCATGCCTGAGGATACGGATTACGGCGTCTTCGAAGTCGGAATGAACCATCCCGGCGAGATCCGGCCGCTGGTGGCGATGATCCGTCCCGATGTCGCCATCATCACGACGATCGCGCCGGCGCATCTCGGCAATTTCAAGAACATCAAGGAAATCGCCGCCGCCAAGGCCGAGATCTTCGAGGGGCTCGAACCCGGCGGCCATGTCGTGCTCAACCGCGACAACGACCAGTTCAATTTCCTCGATCGCACGGCGCAATCGCTCGGCATCGAGCATATCCATTCCTTCGGCCAGCATGCCAAGGCCGAGTTCCGGCTCGCAGAATTCAATGGCTCCGACGAGAATTCGACGCTGTGGCTGACGATTGGTGGCGAGACCCTGGAGGTCGCGCTCGGCGCGCCGGGCCGCCATATCGCCGAGAATGCGCTCGCAGCGCTCGGCGTCGTCAGGATCGTCGGCGCCGATATGCAGAAGGCAATCGAAGCGCTTGCGACGCTGAGGCCGGAAAAGGGCAGGGGTAAACGCCACCGGCTTGTGATCGGCGGCGGCAGCTTCACGCTGATCGACGAGAGCTACAACGCCAATCCGGCCTCGATGCGGGCGGCGATCGCACTGCTGGCGGCCTCCGAGCCGACCGGCCGCGGACGCCGTATCGCCGTGCTCGGCGACATGCTGGAGATGGGCGAGTATGCGCAAAAGGTCCATACCGACCTTGCCGTGCCGCTGCTTGCTGCCGGCATCGAACATGTCTGGCTCGCAGGAGCCGAGATGGCTGCGCTCAAGGAATCGCTGCCGGAAAGCGTCCATGTCGAATATCGCGAGAACACGGACGAATTGACGGATTATGTATTGAACTCGGTCGCGCCAGGCGACGTGTTGATGGTGAAATCGTCTCTGGGCATCGGTTTCGGCAAGATCGTCGCCGCGCTCCTTGACAAGTTCCCGGCATTTGCCGACACGCAACGCGAATTTTGA